DNA sequence from the Arthrobacter crystallopoietes genome:
CCGGCGTTCGCGCGCCCCGCCGTCCGGGTCCGACAGGCCCGCGGAGAGGACCTCGACGGCGTCGGCGGCTTCCAGCAGCACCTCGGCGAAGGATTCGATGGCGTCGTCGGTCATAGCCGCATGGTTGATGGCCGAGGTCAGCCGCCGGGAGAAGACCCGGCTGTTGCGCATCGCCAGGTCGATCATCTCCGCCGATTTCTGCAGGTCGCCCACCTCTTCGCGGTGGCGGCGGTACGCGGGGGAGATCCGGGCCACTTCCTGCGCGCCCGAGAAGGACGTTCGCACTTCGTCAATGAGCTTTTGCGAGGCGCGTGCCCGGACCAGGGCGTGCCAGGCCAGCGTGGAGTCGCTGCGGCTGAGCGCATTGGAGCATTCACGCAGCACGGACGCCAGCTCGCTGAGCAGCTTCTGCAGGTTGGTTTTCGGGGCGGACCGCGGGTCGCCCGGGATCAGCATGGTCACGACCAGCGCCAGGACGCCGCCGACCACCGCGTCCAGGCTCCGGGTGAACGGCCCGCCGTCGGGGGCCGGCAGCAGCACCACCAGCACTGACTGGATGCCCATCTGGGTAGAGAAGATGGACCCGCTGTCGAGGAAACGCGCCAGCAGGATGGAGATCAACAGGACGGCGGCGGCCTGCCAGATCCCGGAGCCGAGGAAATGCAGGAGCAGATCACCGACGGCGATGCCCAGGGTGCAGCCGATGGCCACTTCCATGACCTTGCGGAACCGCGGACCAGTGGCGAAGCCCAGTGCCACCAGCGACGCCGTTGCGGCGAACAGGGGACCCTCATGGCCCAGGAGTTGCTCGGCGATCACGTAGGCGGCTACGGCACAGAGTGTCATCCGTGCAGCCGGAAACAGGGAAGCCTTGCTCCGGCTGAAACCGACGCGGGTGCGGTTGCGCAGGAAAGTACGGGCTCGGGAGAGAGGGCCGCCGGTACTCATGGGTTCAGTCTAGGCGGGAAGCCGCGGCCCTTCGGAACTGTGCCGCTGTGCGTCGCCGGAGCGCCGGGATGGGCATCGGCGGGCCTGTCCCCTAATACGATTTCCATCACAAAAGCAACAGCACCGGCAGCGGTGTTAGCGAATGGCCCACATCTGTTCACTTTCCGTTCATTTTCACCCGCCAATCTCGTTACCTGACACGCATAGCTTCGTAGAAGTACGAAACCGCCCGGCCATCACCGCGCATTTCGTCCATCTCGTTTGCTAACCCTGAAAGGGAACCAAAGTGAAGGCATTCCGCTTCGGCCGCGCGGCCGCAGTACTCTCCGTAGCAGCCCTGGCCCTGACCGCCTGCGGCTCCGACAACGCCACCGGTGGCGGCCAGGAAGCGGCCGGCAGCGGCGCGGCAGCCGAAGCCGTTTCCGGCACCCTGTCCGGCGCCGGCGCCTCTTCCCAGGACGCCGCAATGCAGGCTTGGATGGCCGGTTTCCAGGGGCAGAACCCGGAAGCCACCGTGCAGTACTCCGCGGACGGCTCGGGTGCGGGCCGCGACAACTTCCTGGCCGGCGGCGTGCAGTTTGCCGGTTCGGATGCCTACATGGACGAGGAAGAGCTGGAGAAGTCCAAGGAGGTCTGCGGCCCCGAGGGCGCCTTCCACATTCCGGGGTACGTTTCCCCGATCGCTGTCGCCTTCAACCTTGAAGGTGTCGAGGAACTGAATCTCGACGCCGAGACCATCGCCAAGATTTTCCGCGGCGAGATCAAGAACTGGAATGACGAGGCCATCGCCGCCCTGAATGAGGGTGTGGAACTGCCGGATACCCCCATTACCGTTGTCCACCGCGCTGACGACTCCGGGACCACCGAGAACTTCGTGGAGTACCTCTCCGCTGCCGCACCCGACGTCTGGACCGATGAACCCTCCGACGCCTGGCCTGCAGACATTGTGGCCGAGAACGCCCAGGGCACCTCCGGCGTCGTTTCCGCCGCCAGCGCCACCGATGGCGCCATCACCTACGCCGACGCTTCCGCCGTCGGGGATCTGGGTACCGTCAAGGTCAAGGTCGGCGAAGAGTTCGTGGGCTACAGCCCGGAAGCCGCAGCCAAGGCCGTTGAGGTTGCCACGCCTGTTGAGGGCCGCAGCGA
Encoded proteins:
- a CDS encoding FUSC family protein translates to MSTGGPLSRARTFLRNRTRVGFSRSKASLFPAARMTLCAVAAYVIAEQLLGHEGPLFAATASLVALGFATGPRFRKVMEVAIGCTLGIAVGDLLLHFLGSGIWQAAAVLLISILLARFLDSGSIFSTQMGIQSVLVVLLPAPDGGPFTRSLDAVVGGVLALVVTMLIPGDPRSAPKTNLQKLLSELASVLRECSNALSRSDSTLAWHALVRARASQKLIDEVRTSFSGAQEVARISPAYRRHREEVGDLQKSAEMIDLAMRNSRVFSRRLTSAINHAAMTDDAIESFAEVLLEAADAVEVLSAGLSDPDGGARERRLSSARNELAAVATRLHPKTLGIQKLEGEGLVLVFRPLMVDLLEATGLTHDEAAAYLPKL
- the pstS gene encoding phosphate ABC transporter substrate-binding protein PstS gives rise to the protein MKAFRFGRAAAVLSVAALALTACGSDNATGGGQEAAGSGAAAEAVSGTLSGAGASSQDAAMQAWMAGFQGQNPEATVQYSADGSGAGRDNFLAGGVQFAGSDAYMDEEELEKSKEVCGPEGAFHIPGYVSPIAVAFNLEGVEELNLDAETIAKIFRGEIKNWNDEAIAALNEGVELPDTPITVVHRADDSGTTENFVEYLSAAAPDVWTDEPSDAWPADIVAENAQGTSGVVSAASATDGAITYADASAVGDLGTVKVKVGEEFVGYSPEAAAKAVEVATPVEGRSDVDMSLDLKRDTSESGAYPIVLVSYHIYCTAYDSQETVDLVKAFGNYVVSEEGQQVAADSAGSAPLSETLREQAQTAIESITVAS